One window of Streptomyces sp. SUK 48 genomic DNA carries:
- a CDS encoding nickel-dependent hydrogenase large subunit: protein MTTTDARTSGRKPAQLVDMNWDPITRIIGNLGIYTKIDFANREVVECHSTSSLFRGYSVFMKGKDPRDAGFITSRICGICGDNHTTCSNYAQQMAYGVKPPKLAEHITNLGEAAEYIFDHTIFQDNLVFVDFCEAMVKATNPGVLARAERTDAPRGDVHGYRTIAEIMKAFNPFEGEVYKEALKVSRITREMFCLMEGRHVHPSTLYPGGVGTMPQPSVFTDYLSRLMRVIDFVKKAVAMNDDVFDFFYEALPGYEEVGKRRILLGCWGAFQNPDVVDYRYATMNEWGKAMYVTPGIVVDGKLVTNNLVDINLGLRIMLGSSFYEDWVNEDPFVTHDPLGNPIDMRHPWNQTTVPVPQKRDFQGNYSWVMSPRWYHPDTGEHLALDTGGGPLARLWSTALSGLVDTPYVKATGGGIRITLPKGEKLPETTLEWRIPKWSNTLERDRARPYFIAYAAAMALQFLEEAMGMLQSGDTKVFENFEVPDESIGCGFHEAVRGVLSHHLVIRDKKIANYHPYPPTPWNASPRDIYGTPGPYEDAVMGQPIFEENGPDDFKGVDIMRTVRSFDPCLPCGVHMYMGKGKTLSTVHSPTYGANHG, encoded by the coding sequence ATGACCACCACCGACGCGCGGACCTCAGGACGCAAACCAGCCCAGCTCGTGGACATGAACTGGGATCCGATCACCCGGATCATCGGCAACCTGGGTATCTACACGAAGATCGACTTCGCCAACCGTGAGGTCGTGGAGTGCCACAGCACCTCGTCGCTGTTCCGCGGCTACTCGGTGTTCATGAAGGGCAAGGACCCGCGCGACGCCGGGTTCATCACCTCACGGATCTGCGGCATCTGCGGCGACAACCACACCACCTGCTCCAACTACGCCCAGCAGATGGCCTACGGCGTCAAGCCGCCGAAGCTGGCCGAGCACATCACCAACCTGGGCGAGGCGGCGGAGTACATCTTCGACCACACGATCTTCCAGGACAACCTGGTCTTCGTGGACTTCTGCGAGGCGATGGTCAAGGCCACCAACCCCGGGGTGCTGGCCCGCGCCGAGCGCACCGACGCGCCCCGCGGGGACGTGCACGGCTACCGCACCATCGCCGAGATCATGAAAGCCTTCAACCCCTTCGAGGGCGAGGTCTACAAGGAGGCGCTGAAGGTCAGCCGGATCACCCGGGAGATGTTCTGCCTGATGGAGGGGCGCCATGTGCACCCCTCCACGCTCTACCCGGGCGGCGTCGGCACGATGCCGCAGCCGAGCGTCTTCACCGACTACCTCAGCCGCCTGATGCGCGTCATCGACTTCGTCAAGAAGGCGGTGGCGATGAACGACGACGTCTTCGACTTCTTCTACGAGGCGCTGCCGGGCTACGAGGAGGTCGGCAAGCGCCGTATCCTGCTGGGCTGCTGGGGCGCCTTCCAGAACCCGGACGTGGTCGACTACCGGTACGCCACCATGAACGAGTGGGGCAAGGCGATGTACGTCACCCCGGGCATCGTGGTGGACGGCAAGCTGGTCACCAACAACCTGGTCGACATCAACCTCGGACTGCGCATCATGCTGGGCAGCTCGTTCTACGAGGACTGGGTCAACGAGGACCCGTTCGTCACCCACGACCCGCTCGGCAACCCGATCGACATGCGCCACCCGTGGAACCAGACCACGGTCCCGGTGCCGCAGAAGCGCGACTTCCAGGGCAACTACAGCTGGGTGATGAGCCCGCGCTGGTACCACCCGGACACCGGCGAGCACCTCGCCCTGGACACCGGCGGCGGCCCGCTCGCCCGGCTCTGGTCGACCGCGCTGAGCGGCCTGGTGGACACCCCGTACGTGAAGGCGACCGGGGGCGGCATCCGCATCACCCTGCCCAAGGGCGAGAAGCTGCCGGAGACCACCCTGGAGTGGCGCATCCCGAAGTGGAGCAACACCCTCGAACGCGACCGCGCCCGGCCGTACTTCATCGCCTACGCCGCCGCCATGGCCCTGCAGTTCCTGGAGGAGGCCATGGGGATGCTGCAGAGCGGCGACACCAAGGTCTTCGAGAACTTCGAGGTGCCGGACGAGTCGATCGGCTGCGGTTTCCACGAGGCGGTGCGCGGGGTCCTCTCGCACCACCTGGTGATCCGGGACAAGAAGATCGCCAACTACCACCCGTACCCGCCGACCCCGTGGAACGCCAGCCCCCGCGACATCTACGGCACGCCCGGTCCCTACGAGGACGCGGTCATGGGCCAGCCGATCTTCGAGGAGAACGGGCCCGACGACTTCAAGGGCGTCGACATCATGCGCACGGTGCGCAGCTTCGACCCCTGTCTGCCCTGCGGTGTCCACATGTACATGGGCAAGGGCAAGACCCTGAGCACCGTGCACTCGCCGACGTACGGGGCCAACCATGGCTGA
- a CDS encoding hydrogenase expression protein HypE, whose product MTTQSGTTEARADAPEGFDEITILWISEGMSCDGDTVSLTAAGQPSIEDVVLGLIPGLPRVNLVNKVLSPSLGGEDFLAPYRKAARGELEPFILVIEGSIPNQNIIEGDGYWTSFGNDPATGEPQTLNWWIDQLAPRAWAVVAAGTCATFGGIHAMAGNPTGCMGLADYLGWEFKARSGLPVVNVPGCPIQPENFMETLVWVLQHAAGTAPPPPLDHMLRPQWLFGKTVHEGCDRAAYYEQADFAKDYNSPKCQVKVGCWGPVVNCNVPKRGWMSGIGGCPNVGGICIGCTMPSFPDAFMPFMDEPPGGTLSSMVIKPYGAVIRRLRGITNDMVNHEPRWRHNKQKLTSGYNPHWRA is encoded by the coding sequence ATGACCACACAGAGCGGTACCACCGAGGCCCGCGCCGACGCCCCCGAGGGCTTCGACGAGATCACCATCCTGTGGATCTCCGAGGGCATGAGTTGCGACGGCGACACCGTGTCGCTGACCGCCGCCGGGCAGCCGTCCATCGAGGACGTGGTGCTCGGCCTCATCCCGGGCCTGCCGAGGGTCAACCTCGTCAACAAGGTCCTCTCCCCGAGCCTGGGCGGCGAGGACTTCCTCGCGCCGTACCGCAAGGCGGCCCGCGGCGAGCTGGAGCCGTTCATCCTGGTGATCGAGGGCTCGATCCCGAACCAGAACATCATCGAGGGCGACGGCTACTGGACGTCGTTCGGCAACGACCCCGCGACCGGTGAGCCGCAGACCCTGAACTGGTGGATCGACCAACTCGCGCCCAGGGCCTGGGCGGTGGTCGCGGCCGGTACCTGCGCCACGTTCGGCGGCATCCACGCCATGGCCGGCAACCCGACCGGCTGCATGGGCCTCGCGGACTACCTGGGCTGGGAGTTCAAGGCGCGCTCGGGCCTTCCGGTGGTCAACGTGCCCGGCTGCCCGATCCAGCCGGAGAACTTCATGGAGACCCTGGTCTGGGTGCTCCAGCACGCCGCCGGCACCGCTCCCCCGCCGCCGCTGGACCACATGCTGCGGCCGCAGTGGCTGTTCGGCAAGACCGTGCACGAGGGCTGCGACCGGGCCGCGTACTACGAGCAGGCCGACTTCGCCAAGGACTACAACTCCCCCAAGTGCCAGGTGAAGGTGGGCTGCTGGGGTCCGGTCGTCAACTGCAACGTGCCCAAGCGGGGCTGGATGTCCGGCATCGGCGGCTGCCCGAACGTCGGCGGCATCTGCATCGGCTGCACCATGCCCAGCTTCCCCGACGCGTTCATGCCGTTCATGGACGAGCCTCCGGGCGGCACGCTCTCGTCGATGGTGATCAAGCCGTACGGAGCGGTCATCCGCCGGCTGCGCGGCATCACCAACGACATGGTGAACCACGAGCCACGCTGGCGGCACAACAAGCAGAAGCTGACCAGCGGTTACAACCCGCACTGGCGCGCGTGA